In the genome of Paenibacillus pabuli, one region contains:
- a CDS encoding phosphoribosylanthranilate isomerase, producing the protein MNAFNHDGTSSRDVDLQNRPAAAVKICGLQDVEVLKSMINLPVDYVGVVFAPSRRRITPEQGSELREVLLDWTMFDRPKLTGVFVNPTLVELESIMQISRLDVIQLHGQESPEFCEQVKQRFGTEVFKAFSFPKDETGSLADHTALLALDPYKNVVDAILLDTFDPLYVGGSGKTFAWERIPFYAKWARKHGIALFVAGGLQPDNVQQLIQTYAPDGVDVSSGVESEGVKDIAKITAFVERVKQA; encoded by the coding sequence ATGAATGCATTCAATCATGACGGCACAAGCAGCAGAGACGTGGATCTGCAAAACCGGCCGGCAGCGGCTGTAAAAATATGTGGACTTCAGGACGTTGAAGTGCTAAAATCAATGATAAACTTGCCTGTGGATTACGTTGGTGTTGTTTTTGCCCCATCCCGTCGCCGTATTACACCTGAACAGGGTTCGGAGCTAAGAGAGGTTCTCTTGGACTGGACGATGTTCGATCGGCCGAAGCTGACGGGTGTTTTTGTGAATCCCACGCTCGTAGAGCTGGAAAGCATCATGCAGATTTCACGCCTGGATGTCATTCAGCTGCATGGACAGGAATCGCCGGAATTTTGTGAACAGGTGAAGCAGCGCTTCGGTACCGAAGTGTTCAAGGCTTTCTCTTTTCCCAAGGATGAAACGGGTTCATTAGCTGACCATACTGCCTTATTGGCACTTGATCCATATAAAAATGTGGTGGACGCCATATTGCTCGATACGTTTGACCCGCTCTATGTAGGGGGCTCCGGTAAAACCTTTGCCTGGGAACGAATTCCTTTCTACGCCAAGTGGGCAAGAAAACATGGAATCGCGTTGTTCGTGGCAGGAGGATTACAGCCGGATAATGTGCAACAACTGATACAGACATATGCACCGGACGGCGTCGATGTATCCAGCGGCGTAGAGTCCGAAGGTGTGAAGGATATTGCAAAAATAACAGCATTTGTAGAAAGGGTGAAGCAGGCATGA
- the trpA gene encoding tryptophan synthase subunit alpha: protein MNLMDQTFQQLKEQNRTALIPFLTVGDPDVDTTVEIIKELELAGADILELGVPYSDPLADGPVIQRASERALKSQITIRTCMETAARARAAGVKLPFVLFTYYNPVLQTGLDVFFDELVRHEISGMIIPDLPIEEAEDMRRRADAAGVHLVPLVAPTSNARIERIVTGARGFIYCVSSLGVTGERASFFDGVESFIETVKSLTDLPVAVGFGISSHEQVIRFSRICDGVVVGSAIVRQVEEAIPLLGNPDTRQAGLLQIRNFVAQLKG from the coding sequence ATGAACCTGATGGACCAGACCTTCCAGCAATTGAAAGAACAGAACCGTACAGCACTTATTCCATTCCTTACGGTTGGAGATCCAGATGTGGACACCACGGTGGAAATCATTAAAGAATTGGAACTGGCAGGGGCGGATATTTTGGAACTCGGTGTTCCTTATTCTGATCCGCTCGCGGATGGACCTGTAATTCAGCGCGCTTCCGAGCGTGCATTGAAAAGTCAGATCACCATCCGGACTTGTATGGAGACAGCTGCAAGAGCTCGTGCTGCGGGTGTAAAACTGCCTTTTGTACTGTTCACCTACTATAATCCGGTGTTACAGACAGGACTGGATGTATTTTTTGATGAATTGGTGAGACATGAGATCAGCGGCATGATCATCCCGGATCTTCCAATTGAGGAAGCGGAGGATATGCGACGCCGTGCGGATGCAGCAGGTGTGCATCTGGTTCCTCTTGTAGCCCCTACGTCCAACGCTAGAATCGAGCGTATTGTCACAGGAGCACGTGGTTTCATCTATTGTGTCTCTTCGCTGGGTGTTACGGGAGAGCGAGCTTCCTTTTTCGATGGGGTAGAGAGCTTCATTGAAACTGTAAAGAGTCTGACAGATCTTCCGGTCGCTGTTGGTTTCGGCATTTCGAGTCACGAGCAGGTCATTCGTTTCTCCCGTATCTGTGATGGTGTTGTTGTAGGCAGTGCTATCGTTCGTCAGGTGGAAGAGGCCATACCTCTTCTTGGAAACCCAGATACGCGTCAGGCGGGACTGTTGCAAATTCGTAACTTTGTGGCACAATTAAAAGGATAG
- the trpC gene encoding indole-3-glycerol phosphate synthase TrpC: MYLDRIVATKHKEVEVLAQTFQMDDALKKIETLPNTRGFERALSERRNRKLGLIAEVKKASPSKGLIRPDFHPVEIASAYERAGADCISVLTDVSYFQGNREYLQAIHEAVNIPLLRKDFIIDERQIAEARLLGADAVLLIASILTPEQMRQYLTFAKSLGLDALIEVHDRVELEQVLDITQATLVGINNRNLKTFETSLNTTLDLMNLIPDSVTLISESGIAGPQPLESLIEAGVHGILVGEHLMRKDDVEAAVYELMGPKA, from the coding sequence ATGTATCTTGATCGAATCGTAGCAACCAAACATAAAGAAGTTGAAGTTCTCGCACAAACATTTCAGATGGACGATGCGCTGAAAAAGATAGAGACATTACCCAATACTCGTGGATTCGAACGTGCTCTATCAGAGAGACGTAACCGTAAGCTGGGTCTCATTGCCGAAGTGAAGAAGGCTTCTCCATCCAAAGGGCTGATTCGTCCTGATTTCCATCCAGTAGAAATTGCTTCCGCATACGAACGGGCTGGAGCGGATTGTATATCTGTATTGACCGACGTTTCTTATTTCCAGGGAAATAGAGAATATTTGCAGGCCATTCATGAAGCTGTGAACATACCGCTACTGCGCAAGGATTTTATTATAGATGAACGACAGATTGCCGAGGCAAGGCTGCTTGGCGCGGATGCCGTTTTGCTGATTGCGAGTATTCTGACACCCGAACAGATGCGTCAATATCTGACATTTGCTAAAAGTCTGGGCCTTGATGCATTAATTGAAGTCCATGACCGTGTTGAACTGGAGCAAGTGCTCGATATTACGCAGGCAACACTTGTGGGCATCAACAACCGCAATCTGAAAACGTTCGAAACGAGTCTGAACACCACGTTGGATCTGATGAACTTGATTCCGGATAGTGTAACATTAATCAGTGAAAGTGGAATTGCCGGTCCTCAGCCATTGGAATCTCTTATTGAGGCAGGTGTGCATGGTATCCTTGTTGGGGAGCATCTGATGCGCAAGGACGATGTTGAGGCTGCGGTATATGAACTGATGGGACCAAAAGCATGA
- the trpB gene encoding tryptophan synthase subunit beta: protein MTHQLPDQHGRFGPFGGRFVPETLMNALIELEEAYSHFSEDEEFNKELNYLLSEYSGRETPLYHAEQLSHRLGGPKIYLKREDLNHTGAHKINNAIGQGLLAKRMGKKKVIAETGAGQHGVATATVAALLGLECKVFMGEEDTQRQQLNVFRMKLLGAEVIPVTSGTRTLKDAGNEALRYWVSNVEDTFYVLGSVVGPHPYPMMVRNFQRVIGDETRRQIQEIEGRLPDVIVAAVGGGSNAIGMFYPFIGDQDVKLVGVEAAGKGVDTEFHAATMSKGTHGVFQGSMSYLLQDEYGQVQPAHSISAGLDYPGVGPEHSYLKDIKRAQYVPITDQEALDALQLLSRTEGIIPALESAHAVAQVVKLAPELSADDIVVICLSGRGDKDVESIMKYTGGDLA from the coding sequence ATGACACATCAATTGCCGGATCAACACGGGCGTTTCGGTCCCTTCGGAGGCCGCTTTGTACCTGAGACATTAATGAACGCTCTGATCGAACTGGAGGAAGCGTACAGCCACTTCTCTGAAGACGAGGAGTTCAACAAGGAACTGAATTATCTGCTAAGCGAGTATTCTGGACGGGAAACACCTTTATACCATGCGGAGCAACTTTCCCACCGCTTGGGTGGACCCAAAATTTATCTGAAACGTGAAGACCTGAACCATACTGGAGCGCACAAGATTAATAACGCTATTGGACAGGGTTTGCTGGCCAAACGAATGGGGAAAAAGAAAGTCATTGCCGAGACGGGTGCAGGACAGCATGGTGTTGCCACGGCAACAGTTGCTGCCCTGCTGGGTCTTGAATGTAAAGTGTTTATGGGTGAAGAAGATACGCAGCGACAACAATTGAACGTATTTCGGATGAAACTGCTTGGTGCAGAAGTCATTCCGGTGACATCTGGAACGCGGACATTGAAAGATGCCGGTAATGAGGCACTTCGCTACTGGGTTAGTAATGTAGAGGATACTTTTTACGTACTTGGATCGGTGGTCGGTCCTCATCCTTACCCAATGATGGTACGTAATTTCCAGCGAGTGATCGGTGATGAGACACGACGCCAGATTCAGGAGATCGAAGGACGGCTGCCGGATGTGATTGTTGCAGCTGTAGGCGGCGGAAGTAATGCTATCGGCATGTTCTACCCGTTTATTGGCGATCAGGATGTAAAGCTTGTTGGTGTTGAAGCAGCAGGTAAAGGGGTGGACACCGAGTTCCATGCGGCTACGATGAGCAAAGGCACACATGGTGTATTCCAGGGTTCTATGAGTTATCTACTGCAAGATGAATATGGACAGGTTCAGCCAGCCCATTCCATTTCGGCGGGACTTGACTATCCGGGCGTTGGTCCGGAGCATTCATATCTCAAAGATATTAAACGTGCCCAATATGTCCCGATTACGGACCAGGAGGCATTGGATGCCTTGCAGTTGCTGAGCCGAACAGAAGGCATTATCCCTGCTTTGGAGTCAGCCCATGCTGTTGCACAGGTCGTCAAGCTCGCGCCTGAACTCAGCGCTGATGATATTGTTGTAATCTGTCTTTCCGGTCGTGGTGACAAAGATGTTGAATCAATTATGAAGTATACAGGAGGGGACTTGGCATGA